In Serratia sp. FDAARGOS_506, a genomic segment contains:
- the fliP gene encoding flagellar type III secretion system pore protein FliP (The bacterial flagellar biogenesis protein FliP forms a type III secretion system (T3SS)-type pore required for flagellar assembly.) gives MTSTLHTLVRRPAVWLPAALLFISPAALAQLPGLISQPLANGGQSWSLPVQTLVLLTSLTFLPAMLLMMTSFTRIIIVLGLLRNALGTPSAPPNQVMLGLALFLTFFIMSPVFDKVYQDAYLPFSQDKIGLEVALDKGAQPLREFMLRQTRETDLALYARLANQPPIAGPEAVPMRILLPAYVTSELKTAFQIGFTVFIPFLIIDLVVASVLMALGMMMVPPATISLPFKLMLFVLVDGWQLLLGSLAQSFYS, from the coding sequence ATGACCTCGACTCTTCATACCCTCGTCCGCCGTCCGGCGGTTTGGCTCCCTGCCGCCCTGCTGTTCATCAGCCCGGCGGCTTTGGCTCAACTGCCGGGGCTGATCAGTCAGCCGCTGGCCAACGGCGGCCAAAGCTGGTCGCTGCCGGTGCAGACGCTGGTGCTGTTGACCTCGCTGACCTTCCTGCCTGCCATGCTGCTGATGATGACCAGTTTCACCCGTATCATCATCGTGCTTGGGCTGCTGCGCAACGCGCTGGGCACGCCGTCGGCGCCGCCGAACCAGGTGATGCTCGGGCTGGCATTGTTCCTGACCTTCTTTATCATGTCGCCGGTGTTCGACAAGGTCTATCAGGACGCCTACCTGCCGTTCAGCCAGGACAAGATCGGGCTGGAGGTCGCGCTGGATAAAGGCGCGCAGCCGCTGCGCGAATTTATGCTGCGCCAAACGCGCGAAACCGATTTGGCGCTGTACGCCAGATTGGCCAATCAACCGCCGATCGCCGGCCCGGAAGCGGTGCCGATGCGCATCCTGCTGCCCGCCTACGTCACCAGCGAACTGAAAACCGCCTTCCAGATCGGCTTTACGGTGTTCATTCCGTTCCTGATTATCGACCTGGTGGTCGCCAGCGTGCTGATGGCGCTGGGGATGATGATGGTGCCGCCGGCCACCATCTCGCTGCCGTTCAAGCTGATGCTGTTCGTGCTGGTCGATGGCTGGCAGCTGCTGCTCGGCTCGCTGGCGCAGAGCTTCTATTCGTAA
- the fliQ gene encoding flagellar biosynthesis protein FliQ: protein MTPESVMALGTEAMKVALALAAPLLLAALISGLVVSLLQAATQINEMTLSFIPKILAVVATIIIAGPWMLNLLLDYMRTLFSNLPTLIG from the coding sequence ATGACACCTGAATCGGTTATGGCGCTCGGCACCGAAGCGATGAAAGTGGCGCTGGCGCTGGCCGCCCCGCTGCTGCTGGCGGCGCTGATCAGCGGCCTGGTGGTCAGCCTGCTGCAGGCCGCCACCCAGATCAACGAAATGACGCTGTCGTTCATCCCCAAAATTCTGGCGGTGGTGGCCACCATCATCATCGCCGGCCCCTGGATGTTGAACTTGCTGCTGGACTACATGCGCACCCTGTTCAGCAACCTGCCTACCCTGATCGGCTAA
- the fliR gene encoding flagellar biosynthetic protein FliR codes for MLTFDSAQLTVWLSHYFWPLLRILALISTAPIFSEKQISKKVKIGLGGLIVILIAPTLPASNIPIFSAAGLWLAIQQILIGVALGLTMQFAFAAVRLAGEVIGMQMGLSFATFFDPSGGPNMPVLARLLNLLAMLLFLSFDGHLWLISLLADSFHTLPIQTQPLNGNGFLVLTQVGSLIFINGMMLALPLICLLLTLNMALGLLNRMTPQLSVFVIGFPVTMTFGIMTLGMMMPMLAPFCEHLFGEIFDRLAAVIGGMTF; via the coding sequence GTGCTCACTTTCGACAGCGCCCAGCTCACCGTCTGGCTCAGTCACTATTTTTGGCCGCTGCTGCGTATTCTGGCGCTGATAAGCACCGCGCCGATATTCAGCGAAAAGCAAATCAGCAAAAAGGTCAAAATCGGCCTTGGCGGGCTGATCGTCATCCTGATTGCGCCGACGCTGCCCGCCAGCAATATCCCGATCTTCTCCGCCGCCGGCCTGTGGCTGGCGATTCAACAGATTCTGATCGGCGTAGCGCTGGGATTGACCATGCAGTTCGCCTTCGCGGCGGTGCGCCTGGCGGGCGAAGTGATCGGCATGCAGATGGGCCTGTCGTTCGCCACCTTCTTCGATCCCAGCGGCGGCCCGAACATGCCGGTGCTGGCGCGCCTGCTCAACCTGTTGGCGATGCTGCTGTTCCTCAGCTTCGACGGCCATCTGTGGCTGATTTCGCTGCTGGCGGACAGCTTCCACACCCTGCCTATCCAAACGCAGCCGCTGAACGGCAACGGCTTCCTGGTGCTGACCCAGGTCGGATCGCTGATCTTCATCAACGGCATGATGCTGGCGCTGCCGCTGATCTGCCTGCTGCTGACGCTGAACATGGCGCTCGGCTTGCTTAACCGCATGACGCCGCAGCTGTCGGTCTTCGTGATCGGCTTCCCGGTTACCATGACCTTCGGCATCATGACGCTCGGCATGATGATGCCGATGCTGGCGCCGTTCTGTGAGCACCTGTTCGGTGAAATCTTCGACCGGCTGGCGGCGGTGATCGGCGGCATGACCTTCTAA
- the sra gene encoding stationary-phase-induced ribosome-associated protein, translating into MIKAKSNRKARRLFGLTHWKSNKFRVSFTETADGGKWKVVKKKK; encoded by the coding sequence ATGATTAAAGCGAAAAGCAACCGCAAGGCACGCCGGTTATTCGGTTTGACCCACTGGAAAAGCAACAAATTTAGAGTTTCTTTTACCGAGACGGCCGATGGCGGAAAATGGAAAGTAGTGAAGAAAAAGAAATAA
- the flgL gene encoding flagellar hook-associated protein FlgL: MRMSTSMMYQQNMNGITGNQSLFMKAAEQLSSGKRVINPSDDPLAASRAVMLSQSQAENSQYTLARTFARQSVSMEETVLAGATSTIADMKALVVSAGGTESDNDRQSLATQLQGLKDQLLNQANSTDGNGRYMFGGYVNDKAPFVDNGGTVSYQGGDKTVQQKVDANRTMTIGHTGNAVFMSLTSNPKPEPDGSAPVSNVFESIDIALNALKTPLRDADEATKQQVNDALAKANRGLDNSYNNVLSVRAELGSQLQEMDQLDSIGKERDMTNQVQMSALTDADLAESISSYFMQQAALQASYKTFSDMQGMSLFQMNR, from the coding sequence ATGCGCATGAGCACCAGCATGATGTACCAACAGAACATGAACGGCATCACGGGCAATCAGTCGCTGTTTATGAAGGCCGCCGAGCAGCTTTCCTCCGGCAAGCGGGTGATCAACCCGTCTGACGATCCGCTGGCGGCGTCGCGTGCGGTGATGTTGTCGCAGTCGCAGGCGGAAAACAGCCAGTACACGCTGGCGCGCACTTTCGCTCGTCAGAGCGTGTCGATGGAAGAGACGGTATTGGCCGGCGCAACCTCTACCATCGCCGACATGAAGGCACTGGTCGTCAGCGCCGGTGGCACCGAAAGCGATAACGACCGCCAGTCGTTGGCCACTCAACTGCAGGGGCTGAAAGATCAGCTGCTGAACCAGGCCAACAGCACCGACGGCAACGGCCGCTATATGTTCGGCGGATATGTGAACGACAAGGCGCCGTTCGTCGATAACGGCGGCACCGTCAGCTATCAGGGCGGCGACAAGACGGTTCAGCAGAAAGTGGATGCCAACCGCACCATGACCATCGGTCATACCGGCAACGCGGTGTTCATGTCGTTGACCAGCAATCCCAAGCCCGAGCCGGACGGCAGTGCCCCGGTCAGCAACGTGTTTGAGAGCATCGATATCGCGCTGAACGCGTTGAAAACGCCGCTGCGGGATGCCGATGAGGCCACCAAGCAGCAGGTGAATGACGCGCTGGCGAAAGCCAACCGCGGTTTGGACAACTCCTACAACAACGTGTTGAGCGTGCGCGCCGAGCTGGGCAGCCAGTTGCAAGAGATGGACCAGCTGGACAGTATCGGTAAAGAGCGCGATATGACCAACCAGGTCCAGATGAGTGCGTTGACGGATGCCGACCTGGCCGAGTCTATCTCGTCTTACTTCATGCAGCAGGCGGCGCTGCAGGCGTCTTATAAAACCTTCAGCGATATGCAGGGCATGTCGCTGTTCCAGATGAATCGTTAA
- the flgK gene encoding flagellar hook-associated protein FlgK: protein MSNSLINTAMSGLNAAQVALSTVSNNISNYNVAGYNRQTAILAQNGGMATMSGFIGNGVTVTSVNREYNQFITNQLRGAQSSFGAQNAYYEKISQIDNLLASKTNPLSTNMQDFFTNLQNLVSNAGDDAARQTVLGKANGLVNQFNNTDKFLRDMDNGVNQQISDTAQQINSYGQQIAKLNDEITRLRGSAGGEPNALLDQRDQLVTELNQLVGVQVTQQDGDAYTVSFANGLTLVQGSNTYQVEAMPSSSDPSRLTIGYNRGNGASEVPEGQITSGTLSGVLKFRSETLDGVRNQLGQLALAMADSFNQQHRAGFDLNGDAGGDFFSFSGGRVVDNTRNTGDASLSVSYTDTGKVKANDYRVEFDGSNWQVSRLPDNVKVNATPGTSADGKPTLNFDGLEVSIDGNAQAKDSFTVKPVSDVAGNLKVAITDSSKIAAAGKDDSGRGDNENAKKLLDLQTKNLVDGKATLSGAYAGIVSGVGNQTAAAKAIATSQAKIVTQLGAQQQSMSGVNLDEEYGELLRFQQYYMANAQVIQTASSLFDALLNIR, encoded by the coding sequence ATGTCCAATAGCTTAATCAATACCGCGATGAGCGGGCTGAATGCGGCTCAGGTGGCGCTCAGTACCGTCAGCAACAACATCTCCAACTACAACGTGGCAGGCTATAACCGCCAGACCGCTATCCTGGCGCAGAACGGCGGCATGGCCACCATGAGCGGCTTTATCGGCAACGGCGTGACCGTCACCAGCGTCAACCGCGAGTACAATCAGTTCATCACCAACCAGTTGCGCGGCGCACAGAGCTCGTTCGGGGCGCAAAACGCCTATTACGAGAAGATTTCGCAGATCGACAACCTGTTGGCGAGCAAAACCAACCCGCTGTCGACCAACATGCAGGATTTCTTCACCAACCTGCAGAACCTGGTGAGCAACGCCGGTGACGATGCCGCACGCCAGACGGTGTTGGGCAAGGCCAACGGCCTGGTGAACCAGTTCAACAACACCGACAAATTCCTGCGCGACATGGACAACGGCGTCAATCAGCAGATCAGCGATACGGCGCAGCAGATCAACAGCTACGGCCAACAGATCGCCAAGCTGAACGACGAAATCACCCGTTTGCGCGGCAGCGCCGGCGGCGAACCGAATGCGTTGCTGGATCAGCGCGATCAGTTGGTCACCGAGCTGAACCAACTGGTGGGCGTGCAGGTTACGCAGCAGGACGGCGACGCTTATACCGTCTCCTTCGCTAACGGTTTGACCCTGGTGCAAGGCAGCAACACCTATCAGGTGGAGGCGATGCCTTCCAGTAGCGATCCTTCCCGGCTGACCATCGGTTATAACCGCGGCAATGGCGCCAGCGAAGTGCCGGAAGGCCAGATCACCAGCGGCACACTGAGCGGCGTGCTGAAATTCCGCAGCGAGACGCTGGACGGCGTGCGCAATCAGCTCGGCCAGTTAGCGCTGGCGATGGCGGACAGCTTTAACCAGCAGCATCGCGCCGGTTTCGACCTGAACGGCGACGCAGGCGGCGACTTCTTCAGCTTCAGCGGTGGCCGGGTGGTGGATAACACCCGCAACACCGGCGATGCGTCGCTGTCGGTTTCTTACACCGATACCGGCAAGGTGAAGGCTAACGATTATCGCGTCGAGTTCGACGGCAGCAACTGGCAGGTCAGCCGTCTGCCGGACAACGTGAAAGTCAACGCCACGCCAGGTACCAGCGCCGACGGCAAACCGACGCTGAACTTCGATGGTCTGGAAGTGAGCATCGACGGCAATGCGCAGGCTAAAGACAGTTTCACCGTGAAGCCGGTCAGCGACGTGGCGGGCAATCTGAAGGTGGCCATCACCGATTCGTCCAAGATAGCTGCCGCCGGTAAAGATGACAGCGGCCGCGGCGATAACGAAAACGCCAAGAAGCTGCTGGATCTGCAGACCAAAAACCTGGTGGACGGCAAGGCGACCCTGAGCGGCGCTTACGCCGGCATCGTCAGCGGCGTCGGTAACCAGACCGCTGCCGCCAAAGCCATCGCCACGTCGCAGGCCAAGATCGTGACGCAGCTGGGCGCGCAACAGCAGTCGATGTCCGGCGTCAACCTTGACGAAGAGTACGGCGAACTGCTGCGTTTCCAGCAGTACTACATGGCCAACGCGCAGGTGATTCAGACCGCCAGCTCGCTGTTCGACGCGCTGCTGAATATTCGTTGA
- the flgJ gene encoding flagellar assembly peptidoglycan hydrolase FlgJ, translating into MAGDLMAMSGAAYDAQALNGLKRDAAADPQGNLKQVAQQVEGMFVQMMLKSMRSALPQDGVLSSDQTRLYTSMYDQQIAQQMSQKGLGLADMMVKQMSNANTVPSETAGLSPMALDNEVLQTLPNQALEQMVRRAMPKAPPAAAPLSLNNGNFVARLSIPAKVASQQSGIPHQLIVAQAALESGWGQREIPTSDGTPSYNLFGIKAGGSWNGPVTEITTTEFEQGAAKKVKAKFRVYGSYVEAIADYVKLLTNNPRYADVAAARSPEQAAHALQRAGYATDPQYASKLVSVIQQMKNAGEQAVKAYTHDLKDLF; encoded by the coding sequence ATGGCCGGCGATCTGATGGCGATGTCGGGCGCGGCCTATGACGCCCAGGCGCTGAACGGCCTGAAGCGCGATGCGGCGGCCGACCCGCAGGGCAACCTCAAGCAGGTGGCCCAGCAGGTGGAAGGCATGTTCGTGCAGATGATGCTGAAAAGCATGCGTTCTGCCTTGCCGCAGGATGGGGTATTGAGCAGCGATCAAACGCGGCTCTATACCTCGATGTACGACCAGCAAATCGCCCAGCAGATGTCGCAAAAAGGGCTGGGGCTGGCCGACATGATGGTCAAGCAGATGAGCAACGCCAATACGGTGCCGAGCGAAACGGCGGGCCTGTCGCCGATGGCGCTGGACAACGAGGTGCTGCAAACGCTGCCGAACCAGGCGCTGGAGCAGATGGTGCGCCGCGCGATGCCGAAAGCGCCGCCGGCCGCCGCGCCGCTGTCGCTCAACAACGGCAACTTTGTCGCCCGCCTGTCGATACCGGCGAAAGTCGCCAGCCAGCAGAGCGGCATTCCGCATCAGCTGATCGTCGCGCAGGCGGCGCTGGAGTCCGGCTGGGGGCAGCGCGAGATCCCGACCTCAGACGGCACGCCGAGCTACAACCTGTTTGGCATCAAGGCCGGCGGCAGCTGGAACGGGCCGGTGACGGAGATCACCACCACCGAGTTCGAACAGGGTGCGGCGAAGAAGGTGAAGGCGAAGTTCCGCGTCTACGGCTCGTACGTCGAAGCGATCGCCGATTATGTCAAGTTGTTGACCAATAACCCGCGCTACGCCGACGTGGCCGCCGCGCGCAGCCCGGAGCAGGCGGCGCATGCGCTGCAACGCGCCGGGTATGCCACAGACCCGCAGTACGCCAGCAAACTGGTCAGCGTAATTCAACAGATGAAGAACGCGGGGGAACAGGCGGTCAAAGCTTACACCCACGATCTGAAAGATTTGTTCTAA
- a CDS encoding flagellar basal body P-ring protein FlgI, with protein MLKKWFIALCVGLVCMPAAAERIRDLVTVQGVRDNALIGYGLVVGLDGSGDQTMQTPFTTQSLSNMLSQLGITVPPGTNMQLKNVAAVMVTAKLPPFSRAGQNIDVVVSSMGNAKSLRGGTLLMTPLKGVDNQVYALAQGNVLVGGAGAAAGGSSVQVNQLAGGRISNGATIERELPTTFGSGGVLNLQLNDEDFTLAQQISDAINRQRGGGTATPLDARTIQVLVPQGNSSQVRFLAEIQNITVNVGAMDAKVIINSRTGSVVMNRDVILDSCAVAQGNLSVVVDRQNTVSQPTTPFGGGQTVVTPNTQISVQQQGGSLQKVNASANLNNVIRALNALGATPIDLMSILQAMQSAGCLRAKLEII; from the coding sequence ATGCTGAAAAAATGGTTTATCGCGCTGTGCGTCGGGCTGGTGTGCATGCCGGCGGCGGCGGAGCGCATCCGCGATCTGGTGACGGTGCAGGGCGTGCGAGACAACGCCCTGATCGGCTACGGCCTGGTGGTGGGGCTGGACGGCTCCGGTGACCAGACCATGCAGACGCCGTTTACCACCCAGAGTCTGAGCAACATGCTGTCGCAGCTGGGCATCACCGTGCCGCCGGGCACCAATATGCAGCTGAAAAACGTGGCGGCGGTGATGGTGACCGCCAAATTGCCGCCGTTCTCGCGCGCCGGGCAGAATATCGACGTGGTGGTTTCTTCGATGGGCAACGCCAAGAGCCTGCGTGGCGGCACCTTGCTGATGACGCCGCTCAAAGGTGTGGATAACCAGGTTTATGCGCTGGCGCAGGGCAACGTGCTGGTAGGCGGTGCGGGTGCGGCGGCCGGCGGCAGCAGCGTGCAAGTCAACCAGCTGGCGGGCGGGCGCATCAGCAATGGCGCCACCATCGAGCGTGAGTTGCCGACCACCTTCGGCAGCGGTGGCGTTCTCAACCTGCAGCTGAACGACGAAGACTTCACGCTGGCGCAGCAGATCAGCGACGCCATCAACCGCCAACGCGGCGGCGGCACCGCGACGCCGCTCGATGCCCGCACGATTCAGGTGCTGGTGCCGCAGGGGAACAGCTCTCAGGTGCGTTTCCTGGCGGAAATTCAAAACATCACCGTCAACGTCGGGGCGATGGACGCCAAAGTGATCATCAACTCGCGCACCGGTTCGGTGGTGATGAACCGCGATGTGATCCTCGATTCTTGCGCCGTAGCCCAGGGCAACCTGTCGGTGGTGGTCGATAGACAGAATACCGTCAGCCAACCGACGACGCCGTTCGGCGGTGGCCAGACGGTGGTGACGCCAAACACCCAGATCTCGGTGCAACAGCAGGGTGGGTCGCTGCAGAAGGTGAACGCCAGCGCCAACCTGAACAATGTGATCCGCGCGCTGAATGCGCTGGGCGCTACGCCGATCGATCTGATGTCGATCCTGCAGGCGATGCAGAGCGCCGGCTGCCTGCGCGCCAAGCTGGAAATCATCTGA
- the flgH gene encoding flagellar basal body L-ring protein FlgH has translation MAILPRQGQRWLAGMVMLTLSGCAYIPHKPLVDGATTAQPAPASAPMPNGSIFQTVQPMNYGYQPLFEDRRPRNVGDTLTIVLQENVSASKSSSANASRNGASKFGVATSPRYLDGLLGNARADMDISGDSTFGGKGGANANNTFNGTITVTVNQVLANGNLHVVGEKQIAINQGTEFIRFSGVVNPRTISGNNSVTSTQVADARIEYVGNGYINEAQTMGWLQRFFLNVSPF, from the coding sequence ATGGCAATCCTGCCGCGGCAGGGACAACGCTGGCTGGCGGGAATGGTGATGCTGACGCTGAGCGGCTGCGCCTACATCCCGCACAAACCGCTGGTGGACGGCGCGACCACGGCGCAGCCCGCGCCGGCCAGCGCGCCGATGCCGAACGGCTCGATCTTCCAGACGGTGCAGCCGATGAACTACGGCTACCAGCCGCTGTTCGAAGACCGCCGTCCGCGCAACGTCGGCGACACCCTGACCATCGTGCTGCAGGAAAACGTCAGCGCCAGCAAAAGCTCCTCCGCCAACGCCAGCCGCAACGGCGCCAGCAAGTTCGGCGTCGCCACCTCGCCGCGTTATCTCGATGGCCTGTTGGGCAATGCGCGCGCCGATATGGACATTTCCGGCGACAGTACCTTCGGCGGCAAGGGCGGCGCCAACGCCAACAACACCTTCAACGGCACCATTACGGTGACGGTCAACCAGGTACTGGCCAACGGCAACCTGCACGTGGTGGGGGAAAAGCAGATTGCCATCAACCAGGGCACCGAATTCATCCGTTTCTCCGGCGTCGTTAACCCGCGCACCATCAGCGGCAACAACTCGGTCACTTCGACCCAGGTGGCGGACGCGCGTATCGAATACGTCGGCAATGGCTATATCAACGAAGCGCAGACCATGGGCTGGCTGCAGCGCTTCTTCTTAAATGTTTCACCGTTCTAA
- the flgG gene encoding flagellar basal-body rod protein FlgG: MIPSLWIAKTGLDAQQTNMDVIANNLANVSTNGFKRQRAVFEDLLYQTMRQPGAQSSEQTTLPSGLQIGTGVRPVATERLHSQGNLSQTNNSKDVAIKGQGFFQVMLPDGTQAYTRDGSFQIDQNGQLVTSSGFQVQPAITIPANALSITVGRDGIVSVTQQGQTAAQQVGQLTLTTFVNDSGLESVGENLYQETESSGAPNESTPGLNGAGLLYQGYVETSNVNVAEELVNMIQTQRAYEINSKAVSTSDQMLQKLTQL; encoded by the coding sequence ATGATTCCATCCTTATGGATTGCCAAAACCGGTCTGGACGCGCAGCAGACCAATATGGACGTGATCGCCAACAACCTGGCGAACGTCAGCACCAACGGCTTCAAGCGCCAGCGCGCGGTATTTGAAGATCTGCTGTACCAGACCATGCGTCAGCCGGGGGCGCAGTCCTCCGAGCAGACCACGTTGCCTTCCGGCCTGCAGATCGGCACCGGCGTGCGTCCGGTGGCGACCGAGCGCCTGCACAGCCAGGGTAACCTGTCGCAGACCAACAACAGTAAAGACGTTGCCATCAAGGGGCAGGGTTTCTTCCAGGTGATGCTGCCGGACGGCACTCAGGCCTATACCCGTGACGGATCGTTCCAGATCGATCAGAACGGTCAGTTGGTGACCTCCAGCGGTTTCCAGGTGCAGCCGGCGATCACCATTCCGGCTAACGCACTGTCCATCACCGTCGGGCGCGACGGCATCGTCAGCGTCACCCAGCAGGGGCAAACCGCCGCCCAGCAGGTAGGCCAACTGACGCTGACCACTTTCGTCAACGACAGCGGTCTGGAGAGCGTGGGCGAGAACCTGTATCAGGAAACCGAAAGCTCGGGCGCGCCGAACGAGAGCACTCCGGGGCTGAACGGCGCCGGCTTGCTGTATCAGGGCTACGTGGAAACCTCCAACGTCAACGTGGCGGAAGAGCTGGTCAACATGATCCAGACTCAGCGCGCGTACGAGATCAACAGCAAAGCGGTATCGACCTCCGATCAGATGCTGCAAAAGCTGACGCAACTGTAA
- a CDS encoding flagellar basal body rod protein FlgF has translation MDHAIYTAMGAARQTLEQQSITANNLANASTPGFRAQLAALRAVPVDGPSLATRTLVTASTPGADMSQGALNYTARPLDVALQQDGFLAVSLPGGGEAYTRNGNIQISSTGQLTVQGLPVMGDGGPIEVPPSAEITIAADGTISALNAGDPPNTIAQIGRLKLVKADAREVMRGDDGLFRLTPETQQQRGNQLQNDPQVRVMPGVLEGSNVKPMETMVDMIANARRFEMQMKVIHSVDENEQRANSLLSVS, from the coding sequence ATGGATCACGCGATTTATACCGCGATGGGCGCGGCGCGCCAAACGCTGGAACAGCAGTCCATCACCGCCAACAACCTGGCCAATGCGTCGACGCCGGGCTTTCGCGCCCAGCTCGCCGCATTGCGCGCAGTGCCGGTCGACGGGCCGAGTCTGGCGACGCGCACGTTGGTGACCGCGTCGACGCCGGGCGCCGACATGAGCCAGGGAGCGCTGAACTATACGGCGCGCCCGTTGGACGTGGCGCTGCAGCAGGACGGCTTCCTGGCGGTGAGCCTGCCGGGTGGCGGTGAAGCCTATACCCGCAACGGCAACATTCAGATTTCCTCCACCGGACAGTTGACGGTGCAGGGATTGCCGGTGATGGGCGACGGCGGCCCGATCGAGGTGCCGCCGTCGGCGGAGATCACCATCGCGGCCGACGGCACCATTTCGGCGCTGAACGCCGGCGATCCGCCAAACACTATCGCGCAGATCGGCCGCCTGAAGCTGGTGAAAGCCGATGCGCGCGAGGTGATGCGCGGTGACGATGGGCTGTTCCGCCTGACGCCGGAAACTCAACAGCAACGCGGCAATCAGTTGCAAAACGATCCGCAGGTGCGGGTGATGCCTGGCGTGCTGGAGGGCAGCAACGTCAAGCCGATGGAAACCATGGTCGACATGATCGCCAACGCCCGTCGTTTTGAAATGCAAATGAAGGTCATCCACAGCGTGGATGAAAACGAACAGCGTGCCAACTCACTGCTCTCGGTGAGCTAA
- the flgE gene encoding flagellar hook protein FlgE — MAFSQAVSGLNAAATNLDVIGNNIANSATAGFKSGSVSFADMFAGSQVGLGVKVSGITQNFKGGTTTGTSRALDIAINGNGFFRMQDKDGGIFYTRNGQFKLDENRNLTNMQGLQLTGYPAAGSPPTIQQGANPVPLSIPEGMMNAKASTSGEMVANLKSTHKVPENKTFDPTKQDSYNYVNTITAYDSLGNAHNINAYFVKTEDNKWQVYTQDGSAAPVDAGTMEFSTSGNLVKTTSTNGAPGEFSMVIPMTAKDGAPAQNFTLSFAGSMQQNVGSDSVSKVAQDGYAAGEYTNFQINNDGTVVGIYSNQQTQVLGQIVMANFSNPEGLASQGDNVWQETGASGQPRVGLSGGGGFGKLTSGALESSNVDLSQELVNMIVAQRNYQSNAQTIKTQDSILQTLVSLR, encoded by the coding sequence ATGGCCTTTTCTCAGGCAGTCAGCGGCTTGAACGCGGCAGCAACCAACCTGGACGTGATCGGTAACAACATCGCCAACTCCGCGACCGCGGGCTTCAAGTCCGGTAGCGTATCCTTCGCCGACATGTTCGCCGGTTCGCAGGTGGGGCTGGGCGTCAAAGTGTCCGGCATCACCCAAAACTTCAAGGGCGGCACCACTACCGGCACCAGCCGCGCGCTGGATATCGCCATCAACGGCAACGGCTTCTTCCGCATGCAAGATAAAGATGGCGGCATCTTCTACACCCGCAACGGTCAGTTCAAGCTGGATGAAAACCGCAATCTGACCAACATGCAGGGTCTACAGCTGACCGGTTATCCGGCTGCCGGTTCCCCGCCGACCATCCAGCAGGGCGCCAACCCGGTGCCGCTGAGTATTCCTGAAGGCATGATGAACGCCAAGGCGTCCACTTCCGGTGAGATGGTGGCCAACCTGAAGTCGACCCATAAAGTGCCGGAGAACAAGACCTTCGATCCGACCAAACAGGACAGCTACAACTACGTCAACACCATCACCGCCTACGACTCGCTGGGCAACGCGCACAACATCAACGCTTACTTCGTGAAGACTGAAGACAACAAGTGGCAGGTCTACACTCAGGATGGCAGCGCGGCCCCGGTTGATGCCGGCACCATGGAGTTCAGCACCAGCGGCAACCTGGTCAAAACCACCAGCACCAACGGCGCGCCGGGCGAATTCAGCATGGTGATCCCGATGACCGCCAAAGACGGCGCACCGGCGCAAAACTTTACCCTGAGCTTCGCCGGCAGCATGCAGCAGAACGTGGGCAGCGACTCGGTGAGCAAGGTGGCGCAGGACGGCTATGCCGCCGGTGAATACACCAATTTCCAGATCAACAACGACGGCACCGTCGTGGGCATCTACTCCAACCAGCAGACCCAGGTACTGGGCCAGATCGTCATGGCCAACTTCTCCAACCCGGAAGGGCTGGCGTCGCAGGGCGATAACGTTTGGCAGGAAACCGGCGCGTCCGGTCAGCCGCGCGTCGGTCTGTCGGGTGGCGGCGGCTTCGGTAAGCTGACCAGCGGTGCGCTGGAGTCTTCCAACGTCGATCTGAGTCAGGAGTTGGTGAACATGATCGTCGCGCAGCGTAACTACCAGTCCAACGCCCAGACCATCAAGACGCAGGACTCCATCCTGCAGACGCTGGTTAGCCTGCGCTAA